The DNA sequence GGATTACTTGGCTGTGATAACGTCCTGGGGTATCTGATTATTGATGAGTGACATGCCGAATGAGCCATTTCTAAATTATAGTATCGCCTACATTGTCCGACTCCATGCTAAAGGAATGAGTCTTTCGGTTGCTGTAAAATATGCATCCTTTATCGCCGTATAAATAAGTATGTATTAACTAGTGCGCAGTATGAGCATGGTATTAAACAGTAGGTTAACCAAGGTTGATGATAAGTATGTAGTGGATTTAAGGGGGTTAATCTGCCCGTATCCTCAACTCTATACTGCTAAGGTGATTAAGTCAGTGGAAAACGACGCAATAATCGATGTTCTCGTGGATTACCCTGCATCCTGCCAAACAATACCACTAGTTGCAGGTAAACTGAACTGCAGTGTCCTAGATATAATACAGGTTAATAAGTACTGGGTAATAAGGCTTAGGAAAAATCCCGAATCCGCATGATTTTAATAGGCGTATTTAGGGTTTAATGGAATTGAACGCTTAGTTTTCCTGTCCTATTTTTATTCGGTTAACCCGAAAGGTTTATAAATTAATTAGGGTAACCCGAAAGATATGAACATACTGCAGCTACTCTTAAACCCACCAACTGGGTTAGGGTTATCGGAAATACTATTCATAAGCCTCCTACTGGGTATGATGCATGGCGCCACCCCAGATGAGCACACCTGGCCAATAACCTTCAGTTACGCTATAGGGAAGTACAGTACCAAGGGCGGTATGGCGGCTGGCTTCTTATTCTCTCTGGGCTTTACTATACAGAGGGCTTTACTGACGACCCTGGGTTACATTGGATTAGCCTACTTTTACCAGAGATATAACT is a window from the Caldivirga sp. genome containing:
- a CDS encoding sulfurtransferase TusA family protein, whose translation is MSMVLNSRLTKVDDKYVVDLRGLICPYPQLYTAKVIKSVENDAIIDVLVDYPASCQTIPLVAGKLNCSVLDIIQVNKYWVIRLRKNPESA